The Chryseobacterium geocarposphaerae genome window below encodes:
- a CDS encoding phosphoenolpyruvate carboxylase: protein MIHDQRAEKFRQIVENKFQIYNSLFMSLPYDKMTNIGMLLPFLCEESKIGYEAGKTPEEIVEEFFKNHTDLQTEEQKLELLFKIIQYIERQVVLFDSIEDAAFPNLHSESDNGTVTNMYERSLQDHKLEKIREKLKDFAVKVVFTAHPTQFYPNSVQRILHDLRNAITTDSITNIDMLLQQLGKTPFVNKEKPTPIDEALSIIYYLRYVYYDTIGELFTKIKSIFSNDHFHLHEDVIQLGFWPGGDRDGNPFVTADVTKRVAEELHSAILKAYYNNLKTVRRRLSFRGVSDVLTKLSNELYSAIFRNEKITSDDIIKRLDEAEKILVEQHNSLFLDLLVNFRDRVRIFGTHFATLDVRQDSRIHQKVIDEVFAKVYGDLEASNEDKFNQLIRIPEKVNPDDFEDIIKDTLLTVSQISEIQQLNGLRGMNRYIISNSDAVKDVMNVYAFFKICGYKDEDINMDIVPLFETMEGLANAENVMKELYQNPVYKKHLEKRGNQQTIMLGFSDGTKDGGYLKANWEIYKAKEVLTKLSEENGIKVIFFDGRGGPPARGGGKTHDFYASQGKTIANNKIELTIQGQTITSIFGNKEQAKYNFEQLLTAGVENDVFKNAKKDLTEKERALIIELAEISYQKYSDLKAHPMFVPYLQEMSTLDYYGKTNIGSRPSKRGNGSELKFEDLRAIPFVGSWSQLKQNVPGFFGFGFAMQQMKEQGRFDEVRELYKGSDFFKTLVLNSMMSMNKTYFPLTYYIKNNPKFGAFWNILFEEYNLSKNIMLELTGFKMLQEEDPLSRKSVKIRERIVLPLLSIQQYALMKIQKGEGDREAYGKLVTRSLFGNINASRNSA, encoded by the coding sequence ATGATACACGACCAACGCGCAGAAAAATTCAGGCAGATCGTGGAAAATAAGTTCCAGATCTACAATTCATTATTTATGAGCCTGCCTTATGATAAAATGACGAATATCGGGATGTTGCTTCCGTTTCTTTGTGAAGAAAGCAAAATCGGCTATGAAGCCGGAAAAACGCCTGAAGAAATTGTTGAAGAATTTTTTAAAAATCATACAGATTTGCAGACCGAAGAGCAGAAGCTCGAGCTGCTTTTTAAAATTATACAATATATTGAAAGACAGGTTGTTTTATTTGATAGTATTGAGGACGCTGCATTTCCGAATCTACACTCCGAGAGTGATAACGGAACGGTGACCAATATGTATGAACGTTCATTACAGGACCATAAGCTTGAAAAAATACGGGAAAAATTAAAGGATTTTGCAGTGAAAGTTGTGTTTACAGCCCATCCGACACAGTTTTACCCGAATTCGGTGCAGCGAATCCTTCATGATCTGAGAAACGCAATAACGACTGATTCCATTACAAATATCGATATGCTGTTGCAGCAATTGGGAAAGACTCCGTTTGTGAACAAAGAAAAGCCAACTCCGATTGATGAAGCTTTGAGTATTATTTATTACTTGAGATATGTATATTACGATACTATTGGTGAACTTTTTACTAAAATAAAATCAATATTCAGTAATGATCATTTTCATTTGCATGAAGATGTAATTCAACTTGGTTTTTGGCCGGGAGGTGATAGAGATGGAAATCCTTTTGTGACAGCGGATGTGACAAAAAGAGTGGCAGAAGAACTTCATTCTGCTATTTTAAAGGCTTACTATAATAATCTGAAAACAGTTCGAAGAAGGCTAAGTTTTAGAGGAGTTTCAGATGTTTTAACCAAACTGAGCAATGAACTTTATTCAGCAATTTTCAGAAATGAAAAAATTACGTCCGATGATATTATCAAAAGACTGGATGAAGCTGAAAAGATCTTAGTAGAACAACACAATTCGCTATTCCTTGACTTACTGGTAAATTTCAGAGATCGTGTAAGAATTTTCGGGACTCATTTTGCAACCTTGGATGTTCGTCAGGACAGCAGGATTCATCAGAAAGTTATCGATGAAGTTTTTGCTAAAGTTTACGGCGATTTGGAAGCGAGCAATGAGGATAAGTTTAATCAATTGATTCGAATCCCGGAAAAAGTAAATCCTGATGATTTTGAAGATATTATTAAAGATACTTTATTAACAGTTTCTCAGATTTCAGAAATTCAGCAACTGAATGGATTGAGAGGAATGAACCGTTATATTATCTCCAATTCCGACGCGGTAAAAGATGTGATGAATGTGTATGCATTTTTCAAAATCTGCGGCTATAAAGATGAAGATATCAATATGGATATTGTTCCGCTTTTCGAAACCATGGAAGGTCTTGCCAATGCTGAAAATGTAATGAAGGAATTATATCAGAACCCGGTTTACAAAAAGCATCTGGAAAAAAGAGGAAATCAGCAGACCATCATGCTTGGTTTTTCAGACGGAACGAAAGACGGAGGATATCTGAAGGCAAACTGGGAAATCTATAAAGCCAAAGAAGTGTTGACAAAACTTTCTGAAGAAAATGGAATTAAAGTGATATTCTTCGATGGTAGAGGTGGACCACCGGCAAGAGGAGGAGGCAAAACTCACGACTTCTATGCTTCACAGGGAAAAACGATTGCGAATAATAAAATAGAATTAACCATTCAGGGACAAACCATTACCAGCATTTTTGGGAATAAAGAGCAGGCGAAATATAATTTTGAGCAGCTTCTGACAGCCGGCGTTGAGAATGATGTTTTTAAAAATGCTAAAAAAGACTTAACCGAAAAAGAAAGGGCTTTAATCATTGAATTGGCGGAAATCAGTTATCAGAAATATTCGGATCTGAAAGCACATCCTATGTTTGTTCCTTATCTTCAGGAAATGAGTACATTGGATTATTACGGAAAAACCAATATCGGAAGCCGACCTTCGAAAAGAGGAAACGGAAGTGAGCTGAAGTTTGAAGATTTAAGAGCTATTCCATTTGTAGGTTCATGGTCGCAGTTGAAGCAGAATGTTCCGGGGTTCTTCGGTTTCGGTTTTGCCATGCAGCAGATGAAGGAGCAGGGAAGATTTGATGAAGTAAGAGAGCTATATAAAGGTTCGGATTTCTTCAAAACGTTGGTTTTAAACTCTATGATGAGTATGAATAAAACGTATTTCCCGTTAACTTATTACATTAAAAACAATCCGAAATTCGGTGCGTTCTGGAATATTTTGTTTGAAGAATATAATCTTTCCAAGAATATTATGTTAGAGTTAACTGGGTTTAAAATGCTTCAGGAAGAAGATCCGCTTTCAAGAAAATCGGTAAAGATTCGTGAAAGGATTGTTCTTCCTTTATTGAGTATTCAGCAGTATGCTTTAATGAAAATCCAGAAAGGAGAAGGGGATAGAGAAGCGTATGGAAAACTGGTAACACGTTCGTTGTTCGGAAATATTAATGCGAGCAGAAATTCAGCATAA
- a CDS encoding TonB-dependent receptor domain-containing protein, whose amino-acid sequence MNQTEIINIFTKKTLGLTFVLSAAAFAFGQEKVGISGTVVNKNNQPVPYASVTFSNKTSKLLSDAALTDEKGQYKLDITPGNYDITVEAIDYKKSVINKQITTAGNIGALSIEPEKSATNIKTGDIQAVVITAQSTKPYKVELDKRTYDPSQDIVSKGGNLQDVLSNVPSVSVDTDGTVSMRGSSNVKFLINGKPSALLGIDDGANALQSIPADQIEKIEVITNPSSKFEASGTAGILNIILKKSKKTGFNGSVIGTLGYLPQTNLNANLNWRKGNFTWFLNGGGGYRESKNTSRNNDYFNNAVLDDDLVQRDTNSETKSKNNNYNASAGIVYDITEKTSVNASGTVRTFDSENFGNIDYTYTPFKNPFYTSNRSTFGTNNNLAFQGDFGLDHKFDNKGQNLSLSLSLQRSRSYNDTNIDDTINSLKDIINQNTINKSVIGKVDYELPIGEISKLEAGYRIDINTNNYSNDVRESTATKPLDFLKPYTYDATYKETFNAFYLQFKSKIGKLGYQVGVRDELSNVDINYLSLNPNPAKNSVITTKNYNNLFPSVYLSYDFAKDNQLLLNYTRRIDRPRSFFMIPNPNYSDNQNIFDGNIDLNPSYVDSFEFGYSISKKKFTLNPTLYYRHQTDDTKMLVYNILATDDNGNIIDPKRIESHTKPINLGTDDRYGLDFNFNWDATSWLKFLGNVDLFGYNTKGSTLYDTFDKEGNPIQAVANFEGKGFSTRARLSSTIKVDKTFSFQLQGFYRGGQKTAYQDRKDMYAINFGASKTIWKGDGTLAFNIQDIFNTRSMRSTTYTANSVRDSYMQWQPRQFSISLTYRFKQGEKVEQPKRKKDINSNATGDDQQGGPM is encoded by the coding sequence ATGAATCAGACGGAAATCATTAACATTTTCACTAAAAAAACCTTAGGACTTACTTTTGTACTTTCTGCGGCCGCATTTGCTTTTGGACAGGAAAAAGTGGGTATTTCAGGAACTGTTGTCAACAAAAACAACCAGCCTGTACCTTATGCTTCTGTTACCTTTAGCAACAAGACAAGCAAACTTCTCAGCGATGCTGCTCTTACTGATGAAAAAGGTCAGTATAAATTAGATATTACCCCGGGAAACTATGATATTACGGTAGAAGCAATCGATTACAAGAAAAGTGTAATCAATAAACAGATTACCACAGCAGGAAATATTGGCGCCTTATCTATTGAACCGGAAAAAAGTGCCACCAATATAAAAACCGGAGATATTCAAGCTGTTGTAATCACGGCTCAATCCACAAAACCTTATAAAGTTGAACTTGATAAAAGGACTTACGACCCTTCTCAGGATATTGTAAGTAAGGGTGGAAATCTTCAGGATGTACTTTCTAATGTACCTTCTGTTTCTGTAGATACTGATGGTACAGTTTCCATGAGAGGAAGCTCGAATGTGAAATTCTTAATTAATGGTAAACCTTCTGCATTACTTGGAATTGATGACGGCGCTAATGCTTTACAAAGTATTCCGGCTGATCAGATTGAGAAAATTGAGGTAATTACTAATCCTTCTTCAAAGTTTGAAGCAAGCGGAACTGCCGGTATTTTAAATATTATTTTAAAGAAAAGTAAGAAGACTGGTTTCAACGGTAGTGTTATTGGAACTTTAGGATATCTTCCTCAAACAAATTTAAATGCTAACCTTAACTGGAGAAAAGGCAATTTTACTTGGTTTCTAAATGGTGGTGGAGGATACAGAGAGTCAAAAAATACAAGTAGAAACAATGATTATTTTAACAATGCCGTATTAGATGATGATTTGGTACAAAGAGATACTAACTCTGAAACGAAAAGCAAAAATAACAACTATAATGCTTCTGCAGGTATAGTGTATGATATCACCGAAAAAACATCAGTAAATGCATCGGGTACTGTAAGAACATTCGACAGTGAAAATTTCGGTAATATTGATTATACTTATACTCCTTTTAAAAATCCTTTTTATACATCAAACAGAAGTACTTTCGGGACTAACAATAACCTAGCTTTTCAGGGAGATTTTGGATTAGATCATAAATTTGATAATAAAGGACAGAATTTATCATTATCACTAAGTTTACAGAGAAGCCGCTCATATAATGATACTAATATTGATGATACCATTAATAGTTTAAAAGATATCATTAATCAGAATACAATCAATAAATCTGTTATTGGTAAAGTTGACTATGAGTTGCCTATTGGTGAAATTTCAAAGTTAGAGGCAGGATACCGAATTGACATCAATACAAATAATTACAGTAATGATGTCCGTGAAAGCACAGCAACAAAGCCTTTGGATTTCCTTAAGCCATATACTTATGATGCGACATATAAAGAAACCTTCAACGCTTTCTATTTACAATTCAAAAGTAAAATCGGAAAACTGGGTTATCAGGTGGGCGTAAGAGATGAATTGTCGAATGTAGATATTAATTATCTGAGTCTTAATCCCAATCCTGCTAAAAATTCAGTTATAACCACTAAAAATTACAACAATTTATTCCCAAGCGTTTATTTAAGCTATGATTTTGCAAAAGACAATCAGCTCCTATTAAACTATACGAGAAGAATAGACCGTCCGAGATCATTCTTTATGATTCCTAACCCAAATTATAGTGACAATCAAAACATCTTCGACGGAAATATAGATTTAAATCCTTCTTACGTTGACTCTTTTGAATTTGGATATAGTATTTCTAAAAAGAAATTTACGCTGAATCCTACCTTATACTACAGACATCAGACTGATGACACAAAAATGTTGGTATATAATATTTTAGCTACAGATGATAATGGAAATATTATTGATCCAAAGCGCATAGAATCCCATACGAAACCAATTAACTTGGGTACAGATGATCGTTATGGTTTAGATTTTAATTTCAACTGGGATGCAACAAGCTGGTTGAAGTTCTTAGGAAACGTTGATTTATTTGGATATAATACAAAAGGAAGTACTTTATACGATACTTTTGATAAAGAAGGAAATCCGATTCAGGCAGTTGCTAATTTTGAAGGTAAAGGATTCTCTACAAGAGCTAGACTTTCTTCAACAATTAAAGTTGACAAAACATTTAGCTTCCAACTTCAAGGCTTTTATAGAGGAGGTCAAAAAACAGCTTACCAAGACAGAAAAGATATGTATGCTATTAACTTTGGAGCGTCAAAAACAATCTGGAAAGGAGACGGAACATTAGCATTTAATATTCAGGATATCTTCAACACCAGATCAATGAGATCTACAACATATACAGCAAATAGTGTTAGAGATTCATATATGCAATGGCAGCCAAGACAGTTCTCAATTTCTTTAACTTACAGATTTAAGCAAGGAGAAAAAGTAGAGCAGCCAAAACGTAAAAAAGATATCAACTCCAATGCAACCGGAGACGATCAACAGGGAGGACCAATGTAA
- the galE gene encoding UDP-glucose 4-epimerase GalE produces MAILVTGGLGYIGSHTVVELLNNNFEVVIIDDLSNSEKFILKNIEEITGKKPVFYPFDLKRKELLNQVFEAHQIDGCINFAAYKAVGESQEKPIDYYENNLFSLINILQEFKERGISNFIFSSSCTVYGQADQMPIDENTPLKMPESVYGKTKQMGEEILIDFAKAYRRKISLLRYFNPIGAHPSAKIGELPIGVPNNLVPYVMQTAAGIREKLNVWGNDYPTEDGTAVRDYIYVVDLAKAHVSALKRLLENQSGEAVIDIYNLGTGKGSSVLEIVKAFETANDVKVPYQICPRREGDITIAYANADKAEKELNWKSETTLEDALKTTWEWQKYLNSRR; encoded by the coding sequence ATGGCAATACTCGTAACGGGAGGTCTTGGATATATTGGTTCACACACGGTTGTAGAATTATTAAATAACAATTTTGAAGTTGTTATTATAGATGATTTATCAAACTCGGAGAAATTTATCTTAAAAAATATTGAAGAAATTACAGGAAAAAAGCCTGTTTTCTATCCTTTCGATTTAAAAAGAAAAGAACTGCTGAATCAGGTTTTTGAAGCCCATCAAATTGATGGCTGTATCAATTTTGCAGCTTATAAAGCAGTAGGAGAGAGTCAGGAAAAACCTATTGATTATTATGAGAATAATTTATTTTCATTAATTAATATTTTGCAGGAATTTAAGGAAAGAGGTATTTCAAACTTTATCTTCAGCTCTTCTTGTACAGTTTACGGGCAGGCAGATCAAATGCCGATTGACGAAAATACACCGCTAAAAATGCCGGAAAGCGTGTATGGTAAAACCAAACAAATGGGGGAAGAGATTTTGATAGATTTTGCTAAAGCATATCGACGTAAAATTTCTTTATTGAGATATTTCAACCCGATTGGAGCCCATCCGTCTGCAAAAATAGGAGAGCTACCGATTGGAGTTCCGAATAATCTTGTTCCTTATGTAATGCAGACCGCTGCCGGAATAAGAGAAAAGCTAAATGTTTGGGGAAATGATTATCCGACTGAGGATGGAACTGCAGTGAGAGATTATATTTATGTTGTTGATCTGGCAAAAGCCCATGTCTCAGCCCTGAAAAGGTTATTGGAGAATCAATCTGGAGAAGCGGTAATTGATATTTATAATTTGGGTACAGGAAAAGGATCTTCTGTATTGGAAATAGTAAAAGCTTTTGAAACAGCAAATGATGTGAAAGTTCCATATCAGATTTGTCCAAGAAGGGAAGGTGATATTACAATTGCTTATGCCAATGCCGATAAAGCAGAAAAGGAGCTTAATTGGAAATCAGAGACGACTTTAGAAGATGCTTTGAAAACGACCTGGGAATGGCAAAAATATTTAAATTCAAGAAGATAA
- a CDS encoding adenylyltransferase/cytidyltransferase family protein → MKTERIGITFSSFDLLHAGHIKMLEEAKTVCDYLIVGLQIDPSHDRPSKNKPTQTIVERYIQLKAVNAVDEIIPYYTEEDLEDILKSFVIDVRIIGDDYMDKDFTGKKYCEEKGIEIFYNKRDHRFSSSDLRKRIFEAEKQKLSNKEISK, encoded by the coding sequence ATGAAAACAGAAAGAATAGGCATTACATTTTCTTCCTTTGATTTGCTTCATGCGGGTCACATAAAAATGTTGGAAGAAGCCAAAACGGTATGTGATTACCTTATTGTGGGGCTACAAATTGATCCTTCACATGACAGGCCCAGCAAAAATAAGCCTACCCAGACTATCGTAGAAAGGTATATTCAGCTAAAAGCAGTGAATGCAGTTGATGAGATCATTCCTTATTATACGGAAGAGGATTTAGAAGATATTCTGAAGTCATTTGTAATAGATGTAAGAATCATCGGTGACGATTATATGGACAAAGATTTTACCGGGAAAAAATACTGCGAAGAAAAAGGAATTGAGATCTTTTACAATAAAAGAGATCACAGGTTTTCATCGAGCGATTTAAGAAAAAGAATTTTTGAAGCGGAAAAGCAGAAATTATCAAATAAAGAAATAAGCAAATAA
- the mltG gene encoding endolytic transglycosylase MltG, translating into MKKAILFIILLVFVVGGFFGVRFYKKYYGNNIKNDGYVLIPHKASFKQILDSAAKYVDNQESFEAVAKEKDLAQYFKAGRYHFQKGLGNANLVNMIKAGNQSENSFRIGDFGDVYQMIGKVSKKTELDSLKFVNDLNAIATEKGYNNAEDLKKYFFIDTYNFFWTVTPEEFFKKFDDQYNEFWNSERKAKEQQSGLTRDQIYALASIVYKESGGKKDEQKTIAGLYLNRYRKGMKLQSDPTVIYAINKQTNFKEQIKRVFYKHLSTPSPYNTYANKGIPPGPICIVDKNSVDAVLNAESNNYIYMCADPSRPGYHKFTDNAEEHAINAKAYQDWLNSNNIK; encoded by the coding sequence ATGAAAAAAGCAATTCTTTTCATCATCCTGCTTGTATTTGTAGTAGGCGGATTTTTTGGAGTTAGATTTTATAAAAAATATTACGGAAACAATATCAAAAATGATGGATATGTTTTGATTCCGCACAAAGCGAGTTTTAAACAGATCTTGGATTCTGCGGCAAAATATGTTGATAATCAAGAATCTTTCGAAGCCGTGGCAAAAGAAAAAGATCTGGCTCAATATTTCAAGGCAGGTAGATATCACTTTCAAAAAGGACTGGGGAATGCTAACCTGGTAAATATGATCAAGGCCGGAAATCAAAGTGAAAACAGCTTTAGAATTGGTGATTTTGGAGACGTTTATCAGATGATCGGTAAAGTTTCTAAAAAAACAGAATTGGATTCTTTAAAATTTGTGAACGACCTTAATGCTATTGCAACAGAAAAAGGTTACAATAATGCCGAAGATCTGAAAAAGTATTTCTTCATTGATACCTACAACTTTTTCTGGACGGTTACTCCGGAAGAATTTTTCAAAAAATTTGATGATCAGTACAATGAATTCTGGAACAGTGAGAGAAAAGCCAAAGAGCAGCAATCAGGTTTAACGAGAGATCAGATTTATGCTTTGGCTTCAATTGTTTATAAGGAATCCGGGGGTAAGAAGGATGAGCAGAAAACAATTGCTGGATTATATCTCAACCGTTACAGAAAAGGCATGAAACTTCAGTCTGATCCAACGGTAATTTATGCCATCAATAAACAGACCAATTTCAAGGAGCAAATCAAAAGGGTATTTTATAAGCATTTGTCTACTCCATCTCCATATAATACATATGCCAACAAGGGAATTCCACCGGGACCAATCTGTATAGTTGATAAAAACTCTGTTGATGCTGTTTTAAACGCTGAGAGCAACAATTATATTTATATGTGTGCAGATCCATCAAGACCTGGCTATCATAAATTTACCGATAATGCGGAAGAGCATGCAATTAATGCAAAAGCTTATCAAGACTGGCTCAACTCAAATAATATCAAATAA
- a CDS encoding S8 family peptidase, whose translation MNKFLSFCFLAICSSFSAQTELVFVYFNDKPNKTAFYANPLSELTQKSLNRRINLGIALNDQDAPIEQSYIQSIQNLGIPVTDYSKWLNGVAVNVNQAQVNLIKTLPFVSSVQSFAKNSSLTLKIQNQNKWNGFEKFNNLSTIFNYGSGLEQIDQINLKPLHLAGYTGTGVSIAIIDTGFPFVNTGAAFSRLWANSQIKASYDFVAKNTDIYNTTLNNHGSVVLGAIGGYLQNSFVGSAPDADFYLYRSENTTVEIPEEEMYWIEAAEEADRKGVDLITSSLGYSAFDDPKYNYSYANMNGTTSFIARGAEIAVNKGIFVLIAAGNSGEQPWHYITTPADNAKVFSIGSVNSANLSSAFSSYGPNSAGVIKPDAAARGTNSTTVDNGSLITVSGTSIATPIAAGGVACLIQAFSTMNRDLMRNKLRQTASLFPSYTDQMGYGILNFGSFYNSVLNTSELVKQNSLVIFPNPVRNILNIASEREVSSVEIYDNLGRLITKVNNQKSVKVESFAKGVYYLKIQTKDKVYYEKFIKE comes from the coding sequence ATGAATAAATTTCTATCTTTTTGTTTTTTAGCAATTTGCTCTTCTTTTTCTGCTCAGACAGAACTTGTTTTTGTTTATTTTAATGATAAACCGAATAAAACTGCATTTTATGCAAATCCGTTATCAGAACTCACTCAAAAATCCCTGAACCGAAGAATCAATCTAGGCATAGCACTAAATGATCAGGACGCTCCCATAGAACAATCTTACATACAAAGTATACAGAACTTGGGTATTCCTGTGACCGATTATTCCAAATGGTTGAATGGCGTCGCTGTAAACGTTAACCAGGCACAGGTCAATCTGATAAAAACACTTCCGTTTGTATCATCCGTACAAAGCTTTGCTAAAAATTCTTCATTAACTTTAAAAATTCAGAATCAAAATAAATGGAACGGTTTTGAAAAATTCAATAACCTATCTACAATCTTCAATTATGGCTCTGGTTTAGAACAGATTGATCAAATCAATCTTAAGCCACTGCATCTTGCAGGATATACGGGAACAGGTGTTTCTATTGCTATAATTGACACCGGATTTCCTTTCGTAAATACAGGTGCTGCTTTTTCAAGATTATGGGCAAATAGCCAAATAAAAGCCAGCTATGATTTTGTTGCAAAAAACACTGATATTTACAATACAACCCTGAATAATCATGGTTCTGTAGTTTTAGGAGCAATCGGAGGTTACCTTCAGAACAGTTTTGTAGGATCGGCTCCGGATGCCGATTTTTATCTATACAGAAGTGAGAATACCACAGTGGAAATTCCGGAAGAGGAAATGTACTGGATTGAAGCTGCCGAAGAAGCAGACAGAAAAGGTGTAGATCTTATTACCTCTTCTCTAGGATATTCTGCCTTTGACGATCCTAAATATAATTATTCCTACGCAAATATGAACGGAACGACTTCATTCATTGCAAGAGGTGCTGAAATTGCGGTCAACAAAGGAATATTTGTATTGATTGCAGCCGGTAATTCCGGAGAACAACCATGGCATTATATCACAACACCTGCAGATAATGCAAAAGTTTTCTCAATAGGCTCGGTAAATTCCGCAAATCTATCTTCAGCATTTTCCTCGTATGGACCCAATTCAGCAGGAGTAATCAAACCTGATGCAGCGGCAAGAGGTACCAACTCAACAACAGTAGACAACGGATCTCTCATTACTGTTTCCGGAACTTCTATTGCAACACCCATTGCTGCGGGTGGCGTTGCCTGTCTTATTCAGGCTTTTTCTACCATGAACAGAGATCTGATGAGAAATAAACTGCGTCAGACCGCTTCTCTATTTCCAAGTTATACCGATCAAATGGGATATGGAATTCTTAATTTCGGAAGTTTTTATAATTCGGTTTTAAATACCTCTGAACTCGTTAAGCAAAACTCTCTTGTCATCTTTCCGAATCCTGTTAGAAATATTTTAAATATCGCTTCGGAGAGAGAGGTCAGTTCTGTTGAAATTTATGATAATTTGGGACGATTAATTACTAAAGTCAACAATCAAAAATCTGTAAAAGTTGAAAGTTTTGCAAAAGGAGTTTATTATCTGAAAATTCAAACGAAGGATAAAGTATATTATGAGAAATTTATAAAGGAATAA
- a CDS encoding DegT/DnrJ/EryC1/StrS family aminotransferase, protein MKKIQMVDLQSQYYKIKNDVDNAVLNVMDSAAFINGPEVKSFQNELESYLDVKHVIPCANGTDALQIALMALDLQEGDEVITADFTFAATVEVIHLLKLKSVLVDVDYDTFTISTEAIKKAITPRTKAIIPVHIFGQCANMEEILKIAEENNLYVVEDNAQAIGADYTFADGTVKKSGTMSTVGTTSFFPSKNLGCYGDGGAIFTNNDELAHRLRGIVNHGMYERYYHDEVGVNSRLDSIQAAVLRKKLPHLDSYNESRRKAADFYDEAFVNHPNILTPKRAEDSTHVFHQYTLRILNGKRNELQKFLTEKEIPAMIYYPVALRKQKAYYQESNDTDFVNTDKLLDQVISLPMHTELDDEQLKYITDAVLEFMG, encoded by the coding sequence ATGAAAAAAATTCAGATGGTTGACTTGCAGAGTCAGTATTACAAAATAAAGAATGACGTAGATAATGCAGTTTTAAATGTAATGGATTCGGCGGCTTTTATCAACGGTCCTGAAGTAAAGTCTTTCCAGAATGAATTGGAGTCTTATTTAGATGTGAAGCATGTGATTCCTTGTGCCAATGGAACAGACGCTTTACAGATTGCTTTGATGGCGCTTGATTTACAGGAAGGTGATGAAGTAATCACGGCAGATTTTACTTTTGCTGCGACAGTGGAGGTAATTCATTTGCTTAAGCTTAAATCGGTATTGGTAGATGTGGACTATGATACCTTTACCATTTCAACGGAAGCCATTAAAAAAGCAATCACTCCAAGAACAAAAGCGATCATTCCGGTTCATATCTTCGGACAATGTGCCAATATGGAAGAGATTCTGAAAATTGCTGAAGAAAATAATCTATACGTTGTTGAAGATAATGCACAGGCAATTGGTGCTGATTATACTTTTGCAGACGGAACAGTGAAAAAGTCGGGAACAATGTCGACAGTTGGAACAACTTCATTTTTCCCTTCTAAAAACTTAGGCTGCTATGGGGATGGTGGGGCTATTTTTACAAATAATGATGAATTGGCGCACCGTTTAAGAGGAATTGTCAATCACGGAATGTACGAAAGATACTATCATGATGAAGTAGGAGTAAACTCTCGTTTAGACAGTATTCAGGCTGCTGTGTTAAGAAAAAAACTTCCTCATTTGGATTCCTATAATGAGTCAAGAAGAAAAGCTGCCGATTTTTATGATGAAGCTTTTGTCAATCATCCTAATATTCTGACTCCAAAAAGAGCAGAAGATTCTACCCACGTTTTCCACCAGTATACATTGAGAATTCTGAATGGCAAACGTAATGAACTGCAAAAATTCTTGACGGAAAAAGAGATTCCTGCCATGATCTATTATCCTGTAGCATTGAGAAAACAAAAAGCATATTATCAGGAAAGTAATGACACAGATTTCGTAAATACGGATAAGCTTTTAGATCAGGTGATTTCTTTACCCATGCATACAGAACTTGATGATGAGCAGCTGAAGTATATTACGGATGCTGTGCTGGAGTTTATGGGATAA